TATTAACGCGCTCCGGATGGCGTACTGCATATTCAATAGAAACAGCTGCCCCTTGAGAAATCCCGAGTAAGGCGAACTTATCAACACCACTTGCTTCCACAACCGTCTCTAAATCAGTTACAAATGATTCAAATGAAATGGTATCCACATTCCAATCGGATAGACCATTTCCACGTTCATCATAGCGTATAAACTGGTGTTCAGCGGATAAAGCTTGGAACAAAGGGCTCCAAATTGGGGATTCCCAATCATACTCTAAGTGGCTTAACCAGTTCGCAGCTTTTATGATTGGAGTTCCCCTACCGATAGATGCGTAGGCAATTCGAGCACCATCTGATGCTTTACAAAATTTAACTTTCTGGCTCTTAATTAATGTACGTTCTAATGACTGCTTCTTAAATCCTTTTTCATAAGTTATCGCAAAGTTATTCTTTGGTGCCCATGATATGCCAGCCCTTTTAAATCTTTCTAAAAGTTTTGGGCGAATACTATCAGCCTCCTCAATACGCCCTAACATTTCTAGCTTGTTTAGTAATTGAGTTGCTGCGTTAGGATTAAATGGCTCTAGCGTTTCCCAATCTCGCGCCCACTTTAATTGCTCTGGAGGCGGGCTGTTTTTATGGGATGACAAGCGCGATAAGGTTTGCCCTCGCAAGCGTCCCACCTCCTCCCTCTCTGCTACTAACCACTGCTGAAAAAGCTCCTGATCAGGCAAATCTATACCGTCTAGGAAAGTCTCCTTTAGCTCATCATGAATTGACAGAAGCTCACTGTAAGATAACTCAGGAGCTTTAAGCTTTGAAGCTAGCTCCCTCACATCAATATGAATATCTTCCGTATTCATGCGAACCCTTTCTCGATCTGCATTTAAGCGCGCATTGTGCGGGTCATTCACAATAGGCCTGATCTTACTAAGAGACCACCTTAGCGATGCCCTAGGATCATCTGGCAGATCCCAGAAGAGCTCACACAAACGATCACGACGGTGTGGCCTTGAAGCCAATAACAAGAACGCGAGGATTGCTCGGGTTTTTTTGGAGCGAGGTAAACTTATCGCTGAACCATCATGGTAGACAGCCAACTCGCCAAACATTTGAATTGATATATTCACAACAACCTATTTACCAATTCTTGTACAAAGTCCTAAGGAGTCCCAAATTACCTCAGATCATCTTTGGGCTGAAGCGTAAAGCGCAACTCGCCACACCTAGCCTTAGCCCTTAAGAAGCGTCTATACAATCGTAGCAGCCATCAAAAAGACATATTTAATCCAAAGTAATTTTTTGACCCATTGGTTCTACTCGAATAGCTGACTACCCGTAATACCTATGAAAATATCCAGTTAGTGGCTTTCCTATTAGCCTGATATAAATATTTTGTACCACGAACTTGAGGAGCTCGGATGCTCCTGCCTGACTAAGAGCAGTCATCGTATGCTAGTAATAGATGGTACTAAAGTCACGTTAAAAAGGAAGAAACTACACATTGTCTATTTTTCATGCATTATTAGGCTTAAAGTATTATAGAAAGTCGAATATCTTGATTTTTATCTCCCTCTTACTACTCCGCGCATCAGACATGATCGATGATGTCTCAAAGAAAAGTTCTCAGAGTATTACTTTTTTGGCATCACTTACTTGATTGTTGTTAGATACAAAGAAACATTAATCAGGGGGCTCTGGATACGCCTAGACTTCCCGTCGGACCTCAAAGAATATCGGTGATAGGCTAAGCTTTAAAGGAAATAGCTTTTTAGTCATTGCAAGTGTTATTACGCTGGCCCTACGGCATCCTATGATCAATTCATAATCCGCAACAAGGCCTCCAAAAAACCTAATATTTTTAGAAAGCTATCCTCAGGCTGCACCCGCTCTGAGAGGCACTTGCATCACCTGTCCCCTCCCAGAAAAGTGGCCCAAAGGCTAACCTAAAACTATCTATGCCCTACCAAGCCAACTCCAAATGTGACCAGTCGGCCAACAACCTCTCTATGTATCTTCAGCACCCAACATCTATATATGGCACTATCTACCTTGGCACTCGTGCCCAGACCAATCATTGAAAAGAACCTATGGAACTAGAGTACGACTGTAGCGACCAACTGTTTCCGGAAAATAAGTTAAGTTTTTCTTCCGCTTTTGCAGTCGGGCCCCCATCATTGCGGTGGTGGGGGCGCTCCCAGTTATAGTAAGTCATTAGATAATGACTGATATCTCGGCGCGGCGGACCTCCAGAATGACTTTATACTACCGTTTTATGCCATACATGATCTTCCAGTGCTGCGCATCCTAACTGATCGTGGTACCGAGTATTGTGGCAAATTGGAACAGCACGATTATCAGTTATATCTAAGGAGCCTCTGAATAACTCCGTAATGCCTCTGCGGGTTTTGAAAGCTGCAGATGTTAGGCGCAGCTTGCCGCGAATGGCCGTAGCCCTTTGCAAAAGCTGCAACGCAGCAGATGCGGCCTTCAAGACCCGCCCTTCGGAGCTTGCAGAGCGATTCACACTCCGCGTTGCGACTTCTTGAAAGGTCTAGACATTCCTGCGAAGCCGCGCCTTGATTGTGAACCGCTCCGCATGCCAGGGGTATCACGGAGTTATTCAGAGGCTCTCTAAGTGTGAACGAAATAGAACACACTAAGACAAAAGCCAGGCATCCACAAATAAATGGGATCTGTGAATGCCTCCATAAAACCATTTTACAAGCGTTCTACCAACCTTCATACGCCGCAAGATCTATGGATCAATAGAAGAGTTACAAAAGGATCTGGACGAAGGCTCACATATTACAATAATTGGAGAACCCATCAGGGTAAATAGCACCTCCTGAAAAACCGGTAACTGTCAGATCAAACCTGAGCTACTATAGTTGAAGGGTAGGATCACTCGGACCCTTTTAGCTACCCGCAACTTTCTAATAGCGCTAGAAGATACCAGTCTCCCAAGCCACCAATAATAGTCCAATCTTGAGAACCTTAAACACCGACACATCAAGTTAATCGAGAATAGCCCTACATGCTCCTGTATCAGTGCGTACTTTACTCTTAGTGGTTCGCAAAGTACGCAGCTGCCTTTTTAGACACTCGCCCCCCTTACGCGCCTCCTGCAATTCCTTCGTGAGCCTGCGGACTACTGCACTTTCCTACTTGGAGTAGTCGATACCATTTAATCTATTGAGCTGCTTATCTGAGAGACGATTAAATTGACCGCGCCAGCTATAGATCTGCTGTGCACTGACACCCAGCTCGCGTGCCACAGAAGCCGTTGTCACTCCAGGCTTTTCCGCCCTTTTTACTGCCTCGATTCGGAATTCCTCTGTATACGCCTGAGTTCTTTTGTTTCCCATGATACAAGGCCGAAACCTAACTATACAGGGTGTCTACTTAACCTGGGTAAGTCTTATATCGAGCGCCGCTGAACTTGACCTACTAGCTATTAGTTAAAAAGTCTGATTGATTAAAAGCATTTAAAAAATATGGAAGCAACGAATAAAGTGTACCAATGGAAGGACTGTTTCTGAGCCTGGGATTTGAATGGATTCCTTCTCCAGGTTATACATTTATAAAATTAAAATCAGAACCTAATGGCTTACAGCAACTGTGAGCATTCCCACCGGCACAATGGGGATATCTCGCCTAGAGATGGAAAGTAAAATTAACATATTATCCGAAAATAGTTGCAATACACATCATTTAATCCTTAGATATTAATGATCCTTGATTTTAGATAATAAGTGTGGCTGGGAAAGTAGGGTTCAGTTGGTAGAGTCAGCACCTCTCCCGACTAGAAGATGGGCACTGATGGGAGTGTTTTGAAGAATAACTACAGGGGTCGAATATCCTCAAGTAATTTACATCTGTGGACGATCTATTGAGACCGAAGAACACACAACGCCTGGCTACTAGGAAAGACACAGTATAAACAGCCTGCACACTAGATAACAACTAAAATATTTTTCAGAAAAACTTGGAAGGAATTATTTTGGATTAAAGATGTGAGTTTTCGAACCAGAAAGCCCTTATTCATGCAGAGAAATAAATACCGATCTCTGTGATCCAAAAGTCAGAAACAGAGAGAAAGAATGGTAATTGGTACATGCATACCCCCAAAGGGAAGTGACCTATCCATTCATGAAAAATGCAGACATAAACGATAACCATAAAGAAAATTAAAAATAAAATTAAGACCCCTAGAAGCACTATATTCACAAAAAAGGTTAGGGGGGGCAACATTTCATCCATCGTCCGAACTCACACAGACAAAGTTGATGAACTTATACTAATGATCTGATCATTATTATTCACCCCAACACTCTACCTATGCTTTTTTCTTTTTCTAAAGTAGAAAGCATATCCATATCTCTTTGGTAAATACGAAAGTATTACCAGTCACAGACCGAAGACAATACGACCCCATGAAACTTTGAATATTAAGCAAACACTACCGCCACACATAAAGCACCCAAAGAAATAACAACTTGCTTTATAAAAGACCACCTTCGCCCCCCATTAAACAAATACAATCGATTACATTCCCAAAAAAAAAGACCAATATTGATAGAACCAGAAACCCCAAAATATATAGTTAAAACACCAATAAGAAACAACACCTAAAATAAAACATAATTACAATAATTACTGATTTTCATCCCCCACACGGGGACTTTCAGAGCAAGGAAAGGAAGGGGGTGGACATGTTTAATATATTTAAATTAATCAAGGAGGGACAACCATATGAGATAACACTGATACTGGCCAATAGATTCAAAATTCCTCTAAGCAACTGTATTAAAATTAATGATTATGTTACCAAAAGATTACTTAATTTTGAAAAAAATACCTCAATCGCTAGCTTATTTAAGCTGCATTATAATGACACTAAGCACTCAAAGTTTCGCGAAGGATTCCGATGGAGATGGGCTCGAAGATCATGTTGAACAACTAATAGGGTTAAACCCCAATAATTCCGATTCTGATCAAGATGGCATTCTTGATCCAGATGAATTTTATGAATTTAGAGATTTTATTGAGGCCGATACTGGTCGCACAATTAACCGGGATCATTTTCTAGTTAACCCATCTATCGATAGCGACGAAGACCAAATTACAGATTTCACTGAAGTCTACGGGTATTATAATGATGGAAACTTATTGAGAGGGGCACAAAGAGCTGTTCCCTCAGATATATGGCTAGATATGAGAGATAACTCCTCACATAATGTCATTTTAAACGGCATAACTATTCGAACTACAAGGTGGGCAATTAAAGCACTCGAAGCTGCTGGAAAGGTCACTACACAACAATTATCAAATCTCGATACAGGAGGCGAGCAAGACTTCAGAGTTCTCATCGTTGATGGGATGTACGATATTATCCGCTCCCATGTTATCAGTAAATTAGATGGACTTGGTGTTGCCAACCCGGAAACACATCAGGTAATTACCGGGTCTCCCCGCGAAGATGGAACCATCGCATCCGTAATGGCGGCGATCATGATCAATAGTGATTCTTTTGGCCCCGCTAGAGAAATCTTCTTTACAGACCCTTTTAGATACAGCACAGATTTTGACCCTTATAGTGACCGAGAAGAGGCAATTGGTATTTTTGGAGCCTCCCAACCGGTCCATGGAGCATCACACCCACTAATTGGAGCAATGCCACAACTTGTAACAACACTCGAGGGCATAACCCTTTATGATATGACTACAATTGGTGAATCTAACGGCACCGAAGTCGGCGAGGAAATCGGTGAGTATCAGACAAGGGAAAATAGTCAAACCAAAGAAAAACTATGGTTTGTTACATTAAACTTTGAAGGCAATGCTGGTACCGATGGCCTAAGCATCGGAGTAAATACCGGTGGGGGTTACGGTCAAAGCACCGGATGGTCCTCTAGTGAGGCAATAGAGACGGGCTCAAGCACATTTGAGTCTTTAAGCAGTGAAACTTCTACTGAAGTTTCAAATAGCTGCTTTTCCTCAATGGCACTGACTTTAAAGGTAACAAATACTGGGTCAGACGCGGCCTCTCAAATATTTCCATTCTGGGATATATATTTTGGCGATCAATTATGGGGAACCGTTGACTATGAAGGCAATGGGTTCTCACTAGCTGCTGGTCAGAGTGAGAGACTAGTTGTACTTGGAAGGAGTGAAGAAGGATCATGCTTAAGTGTGGAGGAAACAGATTACTTAGCGAATGGTGGTGCAGTTGGATTAGCCACAAATATTGCAAGTGCAAAAGTGACTCTCTTCAACAATGCTACAGGTCAACTCAATAACAATGCGGACTGGTCAGCCCTTATTAACTCATTCAATTCTGATCTCGCACGTATAAGTGTAAAAGGCGTGTCTGCGAACGGTAGTGACTTCAATCACAATATCTGGGTTCATGCCTATGATGAAGGTAGTTTATTACCAGACATGTCGGTAACCATTAAGGAAGCATTTGATATAGCCTATACCCAGCTAGACTGCAAGAACAGTGGCTATACAGATGCAGCCTTATGTTATCGTACTTCAGAAGGTGATTTTATTATTGGCGGCGACAATGATCGCGCATCCAGTTTTGAGTTCACATTTACAGATAGCAATTTTAACGTAATTAATGACCCAAATTTTGTAGAGCAACTAACCTCAAAAAATAACAGCTCTAATTTTTGGGATATACGATTGCCACCCAAAACAACTGTAACCATTACTCAACAAATCCCACTGTATCCAATAGTGAAAAACTATGATATTTTCCAGCTATATGGTGACAATGGAATTACTAATAATATAGAAGTGCACGCAGTCATTAATGATCATTTGGGAATAAAGAGTGTCGAGATATGCGATGGCAATCAATGTAACCCATTAAAACCCAAACTAGAATCCGGAGAACGAAGTAATAACTACTTCAAGTCTGTAAATAATATTTCCGATCTAGGTAACTTAACCCTGAAAGTAGAAAATACTTTAGGGAACATCTCAGAAACACCGGTTAGCCCCACGGCTGTAAAATATAGCAAAGAAACACAAAGAAGAATCACTTTTGCAGAAAACTATGCAATTAGCCTTAGTCAGCACCTTAAATACTATGAGGAAGAGATTAGCAGTACCGATAAAGATTACTATATAAGAATGGGATTAATATCAGATATTGACACCTTGCGAGAAAAAGTAGACGGCATCAATAATGATGCATTTTATCTTTCATCCGTATGTGATAATAACCTGAATACAATAACCCAGTGTTTCGACTCAATAGATAAATTCGATAAAACTTATCTGTCAGAAGAGCAAGTTCTTTTCAACTTGAACAAAATGCCAATTCGAAACCGATTACTAATGCCACGCGGTCAAACCCCTTCTTTTTCAGGTGATGTAGATTGTGCGATTCCCTCAAACTCCATCATTGTGGGAATGAAGGCCAAATCAGTAATTAGAGCTCCTGGTACGGATGCCAACCTCAAAATAGGTATATTTTCACGAGAAATCCTACCTACATATAAACCACAAGAGCCATTCTTTATTTTCAACTCAACTGTTGAATCATGTGATAAGTATAGCGGTAATGGCAATATGCATTTTTATGATTTTAATTTTGTAGATGGTGACAACACTAAAGCATATGCTTTCACCAATTTTGGCCTTGATGTTGATAATGGTCAAGTAAATAAACTTTGCGTGGGAAGGCACAAGGTAGACCTATCAAAAAAGGGACCTCTCACATCCACTGGAAGTCATTATAGTTCAATCTGTGGTAATAGTGATAGCTGGAGTGGCATCGAACGTAGAACGTCATCTACCCCAACAACTACGAGAGGACTGCCGTACCACTTAACTGCTGAAGCAGTACGTGCCACCGCAAAAAGTGCATCTTTTTATCGGGTTCAAATGTCTGAAATTGTTTTTGCCCAGCCCTACACTAGCGGGTTAACCAATGGTTACAGGTATCGAATTAAAAATGTTGAAACGGGAAATTATTTAGACAAGAGATCAGGAGACAATGATATTGTCGATATATCGCCGCGCAATGATGATGATCTTTCACAAATATGGATACTCGATGCCGTCAACCCACTCGAGTTTCGAATAATTTCTGCTAGCCAGAATACAATCCTTACTCAAC
This DNA window, taken from Microbulbifer sp. MKSA007, encodes the following:
- a CDS encoding alpha/beta hydrolase; the encoded protein is MNTEDIHIDVRELASKLKAPELSYSELLSIHDELKETFLDGIDLPDQELFQQWLVAEREEVGRLRGQTLSRLSSHKNSPPPEQLKWARDWETLEPFNPNAATQLLNKLEMLGRIEEADSIRPKLLERFKRAGISWAPKNNFAITYEKGFKKQSLERTLIKSQKVKFCKASDGARIAYASIGRGTPIIKAANWLSHLEYDWESPIWSPLFQALSAEHQFIRYDERGNGLSDWNVDTISFESFVTDLETVVEASGVDKFALLGISQGAAVSIEYAVRHPERVNKLILFGGYAAGWRTGATDKIIKEREAIITLTESGWGQDNPAYRHIFSSTFMPSAKADELDWFDEFQRLTTSANNAARFLSVFGSIDVRDKLKMVTVPTLVIHSLGDQRIPIQQGIDIAASIPNCKFVGLNSDGHLLLGREPASKVFVNAVKEFIST
- a CDS encoding transposase, whose product is MGNKRTQAYTEEFRIEAVKRAEKPGVTTASVARELGVSAQQIYSWRGQFNRLSDKQLNRLNGIDYSK